One window from the genome of Paraneptunicella aestuarii encodes:
- a CDS encoding DUF2989 domain-containing protein, translated as MRLISLIFGTLLLSGCDKFSEIGITEICEQYPQMCEDLNSDAWCRAEKSKIIKNRYNNLKQPSDGWKYELLLNFEEYKQCIAKASQIEHIKLKEKKSGRVAGLITADKELRKLARDTQESKDPRLLYYHWSRFGSEEHLKEFLAYRDSELLESPEMQIALATYYVKNDREKTIQTLYHALELYRANDEIDSEIFNSLTSIFVKLEDYPKAFIWGYIAREFKVEKLDLSQIEALVRQTGGNIGALEDTADDYVDAIKSGEFRAPN; from the coding sequence ATGCGTTTAATTAGCCTGATATTTGGCACTCTGTTATTAAGCGGCTGCGATAAATTCTCCGAAATAGGTATCACAGAAATTTGCGAGCAATATCCTCAAATGTGCGAAGACCTTAATTCAGATGCCTGGTGTCGCGCTGAAAAATCCAAGATCATCAAGAACCGCTACAACAATCTGAAACAACCCAGTGACGGATGGAAATATGAACTGTTACTCAATTTTGAAGAGTACAAACAGTGCATCGCCAAAGCCTCACAAATCGAACACATAAAACTGAAAGAAAAGAAATCCGGACGCGTTGCCGGGTTGATCACCGCCGACAAAGAACTCCGCAAACTCGCCCGGGACACGCAAGAATCAAAGGATCCACGCCTACTCTACTACCATTGGTCACGCTTTGGCAGCGAAGAACATTTGAAAGAATTTTTAGCCTACAGAGACAGTGAATTGCTGGAATCGCCAGAAATGCAAATCGCTTTAGCCACCTATTACGTTAAAAACGATCGGGAAAAAACCATTCAAACGCTTTACCACGCACTTGAACTTTATCGTGCCAACGACGAAATCGACTCAGAAATTTTTAACAGTTTAACCAGCATTTTTGTGAAACTGGAAGACTACCCAAAAGCCTTTATCTGGGGATATATTGCCCGCGAGTTCAAAGTGGAAAAACTGGATTTGTCTCAAATTGAAGCACTGGTAAGACAAACCGGGGGCAATATTGGAGCGCTGGAAGACACCGCCGACGATTATGTTGATGCAATCAAATCTGGTGAATTTAGAGCACCTAATTAA
- a CDS encoding DUF349 domain-containing protein — translation MIFKTLFQPKYKHKDPAVRIQALQQLSPNDQQHISILHELAFNDSNVAVSLAALEKLNNFDLWWKMADTSSDQRIIRKARSKVEHALMGTGDVVVTDKIKRTFIKECKDVALLETLLQHGVLDESDTSLILGVLAKINKPQLNMRILLSTENSGLCNALFEQIHDESDIAKIAKKAKSVELTELANKKLAHIQEMRQKPVQLTKDVRLVLSKLLALVEQQDYQALEQQRALLQQQFDDARASFDCLNADLAQEFNEKFQDIVQRLDKKAQQLQGAWQEQQVLEQQSKVLQQAHETANQVLSKVNDSLNKNASDITLGELESFTRGIEQAQASLTEIAQQNISPAERKGIESLINKLLACRASLDSLPALQTALGQADELLSQFSDLSLPNDVSQLDAAQLHLDELEQKWNALKEQFTHIWPSEIDARWNKVRKSWINSLKSLRAQLNETVNTCRTKLNIVRKQIDQGRFKNAFRHYEKLLELFQDLPETQKAKLGRSFESVQLDIENLKDWQAYIAQPRKPEVLKEIEQLALHPLEPTEQARRVKEIRHQWNSLGTVDSEADELMNKAFDMACEKAFAPCREFFAEQDAQREQNLNHKLSLLDRLAEMLDAGTAVSELEKAYTEMRKQWQDVGDIDFKSRELLNERYQQVINPVKEKINRFYQQNADLKNSLVEQAKELIGLENWREATDKAKELQGQWRKIEKAGVKAERKLWSEFRAINDQIFAKRDEEFSKQKEEQNVVIEAIQANLTELADKVEQAQSRSDLSELKSKDVASIREQFNALPKGAAKELREQFKDVSNRLGEKLEYLSEYQNTELYRNIFAILEQWRGADTPETASELPGFWRQAFQVAIIDEGEMAKYNRKELLILMELMRGIESPQEDSEMRKTLQLQLMALKLEQGEHMEMDELLRSWIGKGVMSDDDLPLLPRLNKVFVP, via the coding sequence ATGATTTTTAAAACACTTTTTCAACCCAAATATAAGCACAAAGATCCCGCCGTTCGTATTCAGGCTTTACAACAATTAAGTCCGAATGATCAGCAACATATCTCAATTCTTCATGAACTGGCTTTCAATGACAGTAATGTTGCCGTAAGTCTGGCTGCGTTAGAGAAGCTCAACAACTTTGACCTTTGGTGGAAGATGGCTGATACCTCGAGTGATCAGCGAATTATACGTAAAGCCAGAAGCAAGGTTGAGCACGCTTTGATGGGCACTGGTGACGTTGTTGTTACCGATAAGATAAAGCGCACCTTTATCAAGGAATGCAAGGATGTTGCGTTATTGGAAACCTTGTTACAACACGGTGTCCTGGATGAATCTGACACCTCGTTGATACTCGGCGTGTTAGCCAAGATTAATAAGCCGCAGTTGAATATGCGTATATTGCTAAGCACTGAAAATTCAGGGTTATGCAATGCTTTGTTTGAGCAAATTCATGATGAATCTGACATCGCAAAAATTGCTAAAAAGGCAAAAAGCGTAGAACTCACTGAATTGGCAAACAAGAAGTTGGCACATATTCAGGAAATGCGACAAAAGCCAGTTCAACTGACAAAAGATGTTCGCTTGGTGTTGTCGAAGTTATTGGCTTTGGTGGAACAACAAGATTACCAGGCTCTAGAGCAACAACGAGCGCTATTACAGCAACAGTTTGACGATGCCAGGGCCTCCTTTGATTGTCTAAATGCTGATTTAGCTCAAGAGTTTAATGAGAAGTTTCAGGATATTGTTCAACGACTGGATAAGAAAGCTCAGCAATTACAGGGAGCCTGGCAGGAACAGCAAGTTCTGGAGCAACAAAGCAAAGTGTTGCAACAGGCTCATGAAACCGCCAATCAGGTGCTTTCTAAAGTTAACGATAGCTTAAATAAGAATGCCAGTGACATTACTTTGGGTGAGTTGGAAAGCTTTACCCGTGGTATTGAGCAGGCTCAGGCTTCCCTGACAGAAATTGCCCAGCAGAACATTTCACCAGCGGAAAGAAAGGGCATCGAATCGCTTATTAATAAGTTATTAGCGTGCCGAGCCAGTTTGGATAGCTTGCCAGCTTTGCAAACGGCGTTAGGGCAAGCCGATGAATTACTAAGCCAGTTTTCTGACTTGAGTTTGCCGAATGATGTAAGCCAGCTTGACGCAGCACAATTGCATTTGGATGAACTTGAACAGAAATGGAATGCATTGAAAGAGCAGTTTACACATATCTGGCCTTCAGAAATTGATGCTCGCTGGAACAAAGTACGTAAATCCTGGATTAATTCGTTGAAGTCTCTGCGAGCTCAATTGAATGAAACAGTGAACACCTGTCGAACCAAGCTAAATATTGTGCGCAAGCAGATTGATCAGGGGCGTTTTAAAAACGCATTCCGCCATTATGAGAAGTTGCTCGAGTTGTTTCAGGATTTACCTGAAACACAAAAAGCTAAATTAGGTCGTTCATTTGAGAGTGTGCAACTGGACATTGAAAATCTGAAAGATTGGCAGGCTTATATTGCTCAGCCTCGCAAGCCAGAAGTGTTGAAAGAGATAGAACAACTGGCATTGCATCCGTTAGAGCCGACAGAGCAAGCCCGTCGAGTTAAAGAAATTCGTCATCAGTGGAATAGCCTTGGTACGGTTGATAGTGAAGCCGATGAACTTATGAACAAAGCGTTTGATATGGCATGTGAAAAGGCGTTTGCACCATGTCGTGAGTTTTTTGCTGAACAGGATGCTCAGCGAGAGCAAAACCTTAATCATAAATTATCACTGTTGGATCGTTTGGCTGAAATGCTTGATGCTGGAACAGCGGTATCTGAACTTGAAAAAGCCTACACAGAAATGCGTAAGCAGTGGCAAGACGTGGGTGATATTGATTTTAAATCGCGAGAGCTGCTTAATGAGCGCTATCAGCAGGTGATTAATCCGGTCAAAGAAAAGATTAATCGTTTTTATCAGCAAAATGCCGATCTAAAAAATAGCCTGGTAGAGCAAGCCAAAGAATTAATTGGATTGGAAAATTGGCGCGAAGCGACGGATAAAGCCAAAGAATTGCAGGGGCAGTGGCGTAAGATTGAAAAGGCTGGAGTTAAAGCGGAACGTAAGTTGTGGAGCGAATTCCGCGCCATTAATGATCAGATTTTTGCCAAGCGGGATGAAGAGTTCTCGAAGCAGAAAGAAGAGCAGAATGTCGTTATTGAAGCTATTCAAGCTAACTTGACTGAACTTGCAGATAAGGTTGAACAAGCGCAAAGCCGTAGTGACTTGAGCGAATTGAAATCAAAGGACGTTGCCAGTATTCGAGAGCAGTTTAATGCGTTACCTAAAGGTGCGGCAAAAGAATTGCGAGAGCAATTTAAGGATGTATCCAATCGCTTGGGCGAAAAGTTGGAATATTTGTCGGAGTATCAAAACACGGAGTTGTACCGCAACATCTTTGCCATTTTAGAACAATGGCGCGGAGCTGATACCCCTGAAACTGCAAGTGAGCTGCCAGGCTTTTGGCGTCAGGCATTCCAGGTCGCAATCATTGACGAAGGCGAAATGGCGAAATACAACCGCAAAGAGCTTCTTATTCTGATGGAGCTGATGCGCGGAATTGAATCGCCACAAGAAGACTCAGAGATGCGTAAGACATTACAGTTGCAGTTAATGGCCTTAAAACTGGAACAAGGCGAACATATGGAAATGGATGAATTGCTACGTAGCTGGATTGGAAAAGGCGTTATGTCTGATGACGATTTACCGCTACTGCCTCGATTGAACAAGGTGTTTGTGCCTTAA
- the gndA gene encoding NADP-dependent phosphogluconate dehydrogenase: MGTPTNNQLCDIGFIGLGVMGKNLALNLADNGYKIACFDLDKDKVADAIAQDKAENPDGEPRLMACSSYTELLNMLTKPHLIMLSVPAGEPVDHVCHRLIDAGIRPDDIVIDTGNSLWTDSVEREAQYKGKFIFFSTAVSGGEQGARFGPSLMPSGDPYAWTRIEPVFEAIAAKVDPQTGRPIEDYAPGKPVKEGEPCATYIGSVGAGHYVKMVHNGIEYADMQLICEAYQILREGLGLQPKEIAAIFREWNEGCLNSYLIGISAEVLEEDDQETGKPLVDVIMDRAGQKGTGLWTAVSALQVGSPATTITQAVFSRALSSFKQERVDASKVLTKPEPATFSNSDHKQVIEALRDALYCSKICAYAQGFQLMDIASKEHGWSLDFAGIAKIWRAGCIIRAVFLQSIANAYENNDGLKNLLLDPFFVEQIGKFQHNWRRTVADAIMMGIPCSAMASALNYYDSYRCETLPANLLQGQRDFFGAHTFSRIDQPVAKKYHVEWSKPGRPQYQIKC, translated from the coding sequence ATGGGAACACCAACGAATAACCAGCTATGCGATATTGGTTTTATTGGCTTGGGAGTAATGGGGAAAAACCTCGCATTAAACCTTGCTGATAATGGCTACAAGATTGCTTGTTTTGACTTAGATAAAGATAAAGTGGCAGATGCAATCGCTCAGGATAAAGCTGAAAATCCTGACGGTGAGCCTCGTTTAATGGCTTGTAGCTCGTATACCGAGCTATTGAACATGCTAACCAAGCCTCATTTGATTATGTTGTCGGTGCCTGCGGGGGAGCCTGTTGATCACGTTTGTCATCGTTTAATTGATGCCGGTATTAGACCTGATGATATCGTCATTGATACCGGAAATAGTTTGTGGACAGATTCTGTTGAGCGTGAAGCTCAATACAAAGGCAAGTTCATTTTCTTTTCTACTGCCGTTTCAGGTGGAGAGCAGGGCGCGCGCTTTGGGCCTTCTCTTATGCCCAGTGGCGACCCTTATGCATGGACTCGCATCGAACCCGTGTTTGAAGCGATTGCGGCTAAGGTCGATCCTCAAACGGGCAGACCTATCGAAGATTATGCTCCTGGTAAGCCCGTGAAAGAAGGCGAACCTTGTGCAACATACATTGGCTCTGTCGGTGCGGGGCATTATGTGAAAATGGTACACAATGGTATCGAATATGCCGACATGCAGTTGATCTGTGAGGCTTATCAGATATTGCGTGAAGGTTTAGGGTTACAACCTAAAGAGATCGCCGCTATTTTCCGTGAATGGAACGAGGGATGCCTTAACAGCTACCTGATTGGCATCAGCGCAGAAGTGCTGGAAGAAGATGATCAGGAAACCGGTAAGCCTTTGGTGGATGTGATCATGGATAGAGCCGGACAGAAAGGCACGGGTTTATGGACTGCAGTGAGTGCATTGCAAGTGGGCAGCCCCGCAACCACCATCACTCAAGCGGTATTTTCCCGAGCTTTGTCCAGTTTTAAACAAGAACGGGTTGATGCTTCGAAAGTGCTTACCAAGCCTGAGCCTGCGACATTTTCCAATAGTGACCATAAGCAAGTGATTGAAGCGTTGCGTGACGCGTTATATTGCTCGAAAATTTGTGCCTATGCGCAAGGTTTTCAATTGATGGATATTGCTTCCAAAGAGCATGGCTGGTCATTGGATTTTGCGGGCATTGCCAAAATTTGGCGTGCCGGCTGTATTATTCGAGCTGTGTTTTTGCAGTCTATTGCGAATGCTTATGAGAACAACGATGGCTTGAAAAATCTGCTATTGGATCCATTTTTTGTTGAACAGATTGGCAAGTTCCAGCACAACTGGCGTCGTACTGTGGCTGATGCCATTATGATGGGTATACCTTGTTCAGCTATGGCTTCGGCATTGAACTATTATGATTCCTATCGTTGTGAGACTTTGCCTGCTAACTTATTACAGGGGCAACGTGACTTTTTCGGTGCGCATACCTTTTCCCGAATAGATCAACCCGTTGCTAAAAAATACCATGTTGAATGGAGCAAGCCTGGAAGGCCGCAGTATCAAATTAAGTGTTAA
- a CDS encoding alanine/glycine:cation symporter family protein, which produces MEAFGNFLLLLDGYLGSSAWFPYALLGVGLFFTIYLKFPQVRYFGHAIDVVRGKYDRKGDPGDTSHFQALATALSGTVGTGNISGVALAIFLGGPAALFWMWVTAFLGMTTKFVEVTLSHKYRVQTEDGTMAGGPMYYMDRRLNMKWLAVGFAIATVISSFGTGSLPQINGISTSMEATFGIEPMLTGGVLAVLLALVILGGIKRIAAFTSRVVPFMAAVYIIGAMAVILYNIENVIPSFISVFRDAFTGSAAAGGFLGASFAYAFNRGVNRGLFSNEAGQGSAPIAHASAKAHEPVSEGVVSILEPFIDTLIICTLTGLVILSSGVWNEKFENEFDRTDMVIVAGLYAQNNESDRKELYGFLNESGENSVAKYNGSIEVVGGKPLNKDFTIINARSIAEDVTFSVGNQEDVYTGELKVVDGKLVKQNVIVTGKSLIHSAKLTTKAFTRGFFGDSGQYIVSLGLLLFAFSTAISWSYYGDRAMTYLLGPRSVMPYRVFYVAGFFWASFSDTTLVWYLSYVAIVVMTLPNLFGIFLLRKEMRETVKEYWDELEKDKAQKTNS; this is translated from the coding sequence TTGGAAGCGTTCGGCAATTTTTTACTGCTACTTGATGGTTATTTAGGTAGCTCTGCTTGGTTTCCCTATGCCTTACTTGGTGTAGGTTTGTTTTTCACTATTTACTTGAAGTTTCCTCAAGTGCGTTATTTTGGTCATGCCATTGACGTAGTGAGAGGAAAATATGATCGCAAGGGCGATCCGGGTGATACTTCTCACTTTCAGGCTTTAGCCACTGCGCTTTCCGGTACTGTGGGTACAGGGAATATCAGTGGTGTTGCTTTGGCCATATTCTTAGGTGGGCCAGCGGCATTATTCTGGATGTGGGTAACGGCATTTCTTGGTATGACGACCAAGTTTGTTGAGGTAACTCTGTCTCACAAATACCGTGTTCAAACAGAAGATGGCACTATGGCTGGTGGCCCCATGTATTACATGGATCGTCGCTTAAACATGAAGTGGTTGGCGGTTGGTTTTGCCATTGCGACGGTAATCAGTTCTTTCGGTACTGGAAGTTTGCCGCAGATCAACGGTATTTCGACCAGTATGGAAGCCACTTTCGGTATTGAACCCATGCTAACCGGCGGTGTTCTGGCGGTATTGCTGGCCTTGGTTATTCTGGGTGGTATTAAGCGCATTGCAGCCTTTACTTCTCGTGTTGTTCCTTTCATGGCTGCGGTTTATATCATCGGCGCTATGGCGGTTATTTTGTATAACATTGAGAATGTTATTCCTTCCTTTATTTCAGTCTTCCGTGACGCTTTTACAGGCTCTGCCGCAGCAGGTGGCTTCCTGGGAGCCAGCTTTGCTTATGCCTTTAACCGTGGTGTAAACCGTGGTTTGTTCTCAAACGAAGCTGGGCAGGGGTCTGCACCTATTGCTCACGCATCGGCAAAAGCCCATGAACCCGTGTCGGAAGGGGTTGTATCCATTCTGGAACCTTTCATTGATACCCTGATTATTTGTACGTTGACCGGATTGGTTATCTTGTCTTCCGGGGTATGGAATGAGAAGTTTGAGAACGAGTTCGATCGCACCGATATGGTCATTGTTGCTGGGCTGTACGCGCAAAACAATGAATCCGATCGAAAGGAGCTATATGGATTCCTGAATGAATCAGGCGAAAACTCCGTTGCTAAATATAATGGTTCGATCGAAGTGGTTGGTGGTAAGCCGCTCAACAAAGATTTCACCATCATTAACGCTCGTTCTATTGCGGAAGATGTCACTTTTAGTGTCGGCAATCAGGAAGATGTGTATACGGGCGAGTTAAAAGTCGTTGATGGTAAGCTGGTGAAACAGAACGTGATCGTAACCGGGAAATCCCTGATCCACTCTGCCAAGTTGACAACCAAAGCCTTTACTCGCGGGTTCTTTGGTGATTCCGGGCAGTATATTGTTTCCCTTGGACTATTGTTATTTGCCTTCTCGACGGCAATCTCATGGTCTTACTATGGCGACCGTGCCATGACTTATCTGCTCGGTCCACGTTCAGTTATGCCGTATCGTGTATTCTACGTGGCTGGCTTTTTCTGGGCATCATTCTCTGATACTACGCTGGTTTGGTATTTGTCTTATGTCGCCATTGTGGTAATGACATTACCTAACCTGTTTGGCATTTTCCTGTTACGTAAAGAAATGCGCGAAACAGTGAAAGAGTATTGGGATGAACTGGAAAAAGATAAGGCTCAGAAAACCAATAGTTAA
- a CDS encoding TlpA family protein disulfide reductase has protein sequence MPLSKKALRWIGKFALEILIVLAVIVAVQNWRAKDMLETDGSVEVQPVTAVTLAGNTVELFNEAHVDKTTLVYFFAPWCSICSVSIGSLENLDRDKLNIVVIALDYQASEEVQAFVDEHEMTFDVVMGNSAIAKQFEIRGYPSYYLLNKQQKVIGRHFGFTTSFHIKLQNWLTS, from the coding sequence ATGCCTTTATCTAAAAAAGCCCTGCGCTGGATCGGTAAATTTGCACTGGAAATATTGATTGTTCTGGCTGTGATTGTGGCGGTTCAGAATTGGCGTGCCAAAGATATGCTGGAAACCGATGGCAGCGTGGAGGTTCAGCCCGTTACCGCAGTGACGCTTGCGGGCAATACGGTTGAGTTATTTAATGAGGCGCACGTAGATAAAACCACTCTGGTTTATTTCTTTGCTCCCTGGTGTTCTATCTGTTCAGTCAGTATTGGCAGCCTGGAAAATCTGGATAGAGACAAGCTCAATATCGTTGTGATTGCGCTTGATTACCAAGCCAGTGAAGAGGTGCAGGCGTTTGTGGATGAACACGAAATGACATTTGATGTTGTTATGGGAAACAGTGCAATCGCAAAGCAATTCGAGATTCGAGGATATCCCAGTTACTACCTGTTGAATAAACAGCAAAAAGTAATTGGCAGACATTTTGGGTTTACGACATCATTTCATATTAAATTACAGAACTGGCTAACTTCATAA
- a CDS encoding glyceraldehyde-3-phosphate dehydrogenase: MNQQYEQALLNSWQERQEYAEQMLPVLGKLYRDKAVEFTIFGKPLLGASVIDIIKAHRSVRLYRAEKLKLRYSWSLLEVLSKMDLAPAKIDLGKLAYGYYHEDKGQGGDIQAYLEKELVSIVGNEDSHAPQDVVLYGFGRIGRLLARLLINRQGKSNKLRLRAIVVRGGKDGDLEKRASLLRRDSVHGPFNGSITVDKERSALKANGAFIQVIYADKPEDVDYTQYGIDNALVIDNTGAWRDEAGLKRHLQSKGAAKVLLTAPGKGDIKNIVYGVNQDDILDSDVIMSAASCTTNAITPVLKALDEKFGIVNGHVETVHSYTNDQNLIDNYHKADRRGRSAPMNMVITETGAAKAVAKAYPKLKGKLTGNAIRVPTPNVSMAILNLNMKQEVSKEEINSYLREMSMFSDLQDQIDYTASTEIVSTDLVGSRAACVVDSQATITSGDRATMYLWYDNEYGYSCQVVRVALKMAGLTFESLPQWQS; the protein is encoded by the coding sequence ATGAACCAACAGTATGAGCAAGCCCTTTTAAATAGTTGGCAGGAAAGACAAGAGTACGCAGAGCAAATGTTGCCTGTGCTGGGTAAGCTCTATCGCGATAAAGCCGTAGAGTTCACTATTTTTGGCAAGCCTCTTCTCGGAGCCAGTGTCATTGATATCATCAAGGCTCATCGTAGTGTGAGATTGTATCGCGCGGAAAAGCTGAAATTACGTTATAGCTGGTCATTGCTCGAAGTATTAAGCAAGATGGACTTGGCTCCTGCCAAAATCGATCTTGGTAAGCTGGCTTACGGTTACTACCACGAAGATAAAGGTCAGGGCGGTGACATTCAGGCATATCTTGAAAAAGAACTTGTCAGCATTGTCGGCAATGAAGATTCTCACGCACCGCAAGATGTTGTTCTTTACGGTTTTGGTCGTATTGGACGTTTGTTGGCGCGTTTGTTGATTAACCGTCAGGGCAAAAGCAACAAGCTTCGCTTGCGCGCTATCGTTGTTCGTGGTGGTAAAGACGGTGATTTGGAAAAACGTGCCAGCTTGCTGCGCCGTGATTCTGTTCATGGCCCCTTTAACGGTAGTATCACAGTAGATAAAGAGCGTTCGGCGTTAAAAGCCAACGGTGCATTTATTCAGGTGATTTACGCGGATAAGCCGGAAGATGTTGATTACACTCAGTACGGCATCGACAATGCGCTGGTTATTGATAATACAGGCGCATGGCGTGATGAAGCGGGTCTTAAACGTCATTTGCAATCCAAAGGCGCAGCTAAAGTGCTTCTGACTGCACCTGGCAAAGGTGATATCAAGAACATCGTTTATGGTGTAAACCAGGATGATATCCTTGATTCAGATGTGATTATGTCTGCCGCGAGCTGTACAACCAATGCCATTACACCAGTGTTAAAAGCGCTGGATGAGAAATTTGGTATTGTAAATGGTCACGTTGAAACGGTTCATTCATATACCAATGACCAAAACCTGATTGATAACTACCACAAGGCTGATCGCCGTGGGCGTAGTGCGCCAATGAACATGGTTATTACCGAAACGGGGGCTGCGAAAGCGGTGGCTAAAGCGTATCCAAAATTAAAAGGTAAGCTGACTGGGAATGCGATTCGTGTTCCTACGCCCAATGTGTCTATGGCGATCCTGAACCTGAATATGAAACAGGAAGTGAGCAAGGAAGAAATTAATAGCTATTTAAGAGAAATGTCCATGTTCTCTGATCTGCAAGATCAGATCGATTACACGGCATCAACAGAGATCGTCTCTACCGACTTGGTAGGTTCTCGTGCGGCCTGCGTTGTTGATTCTCAGGCGACGATTACGTCGGGTGATCGCGCTACAATGTATTTGTGGTACGACAACGAATATGGCTATAGCTGTCAGGTGGTTCGTGTGGCATTGAAAATGGCTGGGCTGACTTTTGAAAGCCTTCCTCAATGGCAATCATAG
- the msrB gene encoding peptide-methionine (R)-S-oxide reductase MsrB — protein MKLSDEQWREKLTDEEYRVCRKAGTELPYSGQLLNVFEPGVYECKCCGSQLFSSLHKFDAGCGWPSFFDEAVPGNIDYREDLSHGMERVEIVCHNCDAHLGHVFEDGPRPTGKRYCVNSVSISFTPE, from the coding sequence ATGAAGTTAAGTGACGAACAATGGCGTGAAAAACTCACTGACGAGGAATATCGGGTTTGTCGTAAAGCGGGGACGGAGCTTCCTTATTCCGGGCAGTTACTCAATGTGTTTGAGCCGGGGGTTTACGAGTGTAAATGCTGTGGCAGTCAGCTTTTTTCCTCATTACATAAGTTTGATGCGGGGTGTGGCTGGCCGTCATTTTTTGATGAGGCTGTGCCGGGAAATATCGATTACAGGGAAGATTTGAGTCACGGCATGGAAAGAGTGGAGATTGTTTGTCATAACTGTGATGCTCATTTAGGGCATGTGTTTGAGGATGGGCCACGACCTACCGGAAAACGTTATTGTGTCAATTCGGTTTCAATATCATTTACACCTGAATAA
- a CDS encoding M14 family metallopeptidase: MRISCNFDSGNIEVLRAEQPQDIQLRIRKDNLSDFHQWFHFRLESEPMVSHKLTIVDLDKTAYPEGWPGYEAVASYDRVEWFRVPTEVKGSELIIEHTPEQDATYFAYFAPYSYEQHLDLLAWAQNDFNCRLIHLGETLDGRDMSVLRVGTPDEGKRTIWITARQHPGETMAEWLVEGLLERLLNEEDGVARSLLDKAVFYIVPNMNPDGSVRGHLRTNAKGVNLNREWQTPTLESSPEVYYVLNKMQETGVDLYLDVHGDEAIPYNFVAGCEGNPGYSDRIASLEEQFKQVLIQVTPEFQDSHGYDKDEPGKANMTVASNAVGERFDCLSFTLEMPFKDNNDLPDPAYGWSPERSKQLGADVLVAIRGVVANLR; encoded by the coding sequence ATGAGAATAAGTTGCAATTTTGACAGCGGGAATATCGAAGTGCTCCGCGCTGAACAACCTCAAGACATTCAACTTCGTATACGTAAAGATAACCTGTCTGATTTTCATCAGTGGTTCCACTTCCGACTGGAATCTGAGCCGATGGTTAGCCATAAATTAACCATCGTTGATTTAGACAAAACCGCTTATCCCGAAGGCTGGCCAGGCTATGAAGCTGTGGCATCCTATGATCGCGTCGAGTGGTTTAGAGTGCCTACTGAAGTGAAAGGCTCTGAATTAATCATTGAACACACTCCGGAACAAGACGCGACTTACTTCGCATACTTTGCCCCATATTCCTATGAACAGCATCTGGATTTATTGGCATGGGCGCAAAATGATTTCAACTGCCGCTTAATTCATTTGGGCGAAACGCTGGATGGACGTGATATGTCTGTGTTGCGTGTCGGCACGCCGGATGAAGGCAAACGCACAATCTGGATCACTGCTCGCCAGCATCCTGGTGAAACCATGGCTGAGTGGTTGGTGGAAGGTTTGCTGGAGCGTTTGCTCAATGAAGAAGATGGCGTTGCTCGCAGTTTGTTGGATAAAGCCGTTTTCTATATTGTGCCTAATATGAACCCTGATGGTTCCGTTAGAGGACATTTAAGAACCAATGCAAAAGGCGTGAACCTGAATCGAGAATGGCAAACGCCAACTCTGGAGAGTAGCCCGGAAGTTTATTATGTTCTGAACAAGATGCAGGAAACGGGCGTTGACCTTTACCTTGATGTTCACGGTGATGAAGCCATTCCTTATAACTTTGTGGCGGGCTGCGAAGGTAATCCCGGTTACAGTGACCGAATTGCGTCATTGGAAGAACAATTTAAGCAAGTTTTGATTCAAGTGACGCCTGAGTTTCAGGATTCACATGGTTATGACAAGGATGAACCTGGCAAGGCTAATATGACAGTGGCATCAAATGCTGTTGGTGAGCGTTTTGATTGTTTGTCTTTTACCCTGGAAATGCCGTTTAAGGATAATAATGACTTGCCTGATCCTGCTTATGGTTGGTCGCCTGAGAGGAGTAAGCAGTTAGGTGCAGATGTGTTAGTTGCTATACGTGGTGTGGTAGCAAATTTACGTTAA
- a CDS encoding YeaC family protein yields the protein MNVEQLVQSMTEDTYEKLSSAVETGKWPDGTKLTDEQLASSMQAVMLYQSKVMNSQEHFTIGSDGEIVNKSKDELKKQFSEQPIARFKQDDF from the coding sequence ATGAATGTTGAACAACTTGTTCAGTCTATGACTGAAGACACCTACGAAAAATTAAGCTCAGCTGTTGAAACTGGAAAGTGGCCTGATGGAACAAAACTGACAGATGAGCAGTTGGCTAGCAGCATGCAAGCAGTCATGCTTTATCAATCGAAAGTGATGAATTCCCAAGAGCATTTTACGATTGGTTCTGATGGCGAAATCGTTAATAAAAGCAAAGACGAATTAAAAAAACAATTTTCCGAACAACCTATCGCCCGGTTTAAACAGGATGATTTTTAA